The Polaribacter tangerinus genome has a segment encoding these proteins:
- the thrC gene encoding threonine synthase: protein MNYYSLHHKSPKTNFKNAVIEGLAKDRGIYFPEKITPLPKNFIDNITNYSNHEIAFEVIKQFVGDEIPPTALKEIISKTLSFDFPIVEIENNIASLELFHGPTMAFKDVGAKFMAECLAYFNNDKETEITVLVATSGDTGGAVANGFLEAKGIKVVILYPSGKVSNIQEKQLTTLGKNITAIEVNGVFDDCQEMVKTAFLDEDISRKLTSANSINIARWLPQMFYFFFAYKTLKKKNKELVFSVPSGNFGNICAGVLAQKLGLPIKHFIAATNINDTVPNYLQKGQYQPKPSKATISNAMDVGNPSNFIRIEELFQNNIETLKKVFSSFSFSDEETTKTMETVYKKTGYIAEPHGAVGYLGLKKHQLKDTEFGVFLETAHPVKFLDIVEKTLPIKVPIPPQIKKILHKEKVAIQINEYKELKAYLQNNQP, encoded by the coding sequence ATGAACTACTATAGTTTGCATCATAAATCGCCAAAAACTAACTTTAAAAATGCCGTAATTGAAGGGCTGGCAAAAGACAGAGGTATTTATTTTCCTGAAAAAATTACCCCTTTGCCTAAAAATTTTATCGATAATATTACCAATTATTCCAATCATGAAATTGCTTTTGAAGTAATTAAACAGTTTGTAGGAGACGAAATTCCGCCTACGGCTTTAAAAGAGATAATTTCTAAAACCCTCTCTTTTGATTTTCCGATAGTAGAAATAGAAAACAACATCGCCTCTTTAGAACTTTTTCATGGCCCTACCATGGCTTTTAAAGATGTAGGAGCTAAATTTATGGCAGAATGTTTGGCATATTTTAACAACGATAAGGAAACGGAAATAACTGTGCTTGTGGCAACATCTGGTGATACCGGTGGTGCAGTTGCTAATGGGTTTTTAGAAGCAAAAGGCATTAAAGTAGTTATTCTTTATCCCTCGGGAAAAGTAAGTAATATTCAAGAAAAACAACTGACTACTTTGGGTAAAAACATTACCGCAATTGAAGTAAATGGAGTTTTTGATGATTGCCAAGAAATGGTAAAAACTGCCTTTTTAGATGAGGACATTTCCAGAAAATTAACTTCTGCAAACTCCATAAATATTGCGCGTTGGCTGCCACAAATGTTCTACTTTTTCTTTGCTTATAAAACACTAAAGAAAAAAAATAAAGAACTCGTATTTTCTGTTCCTAGTGGTAATTTTGGAAATATATGTGCGGGAGTGCTTGCCCAAAAATTAGGGCTACCAATTAAACATTTTATTGCAGCTACAAATATAAATGACACCGTACCGAACTACTTGCAGAAAGGGCAATACCAACCCAAACCATCTAAAGCAACCATTTCTAATGCTATGGATGTTGGAAATCCAAGTAATTTTATTAGAATTGAAGAATTGTTTCAAAATAATATAGAAACACTTAAAAAAGTTTTTTCTTCTTTTAGTTTCTCGGATGAAGAGACAACTAAAACCATGGAAACTGTTTATAAAAAAACAGGTTATATTGCAGAACCTCATGGTGCTGTTGGCTATTTAGGTTTAAAGAAACACCAATTAAAGGACACTGAATTTGGTGTATTTCTAGAGACTGCACATCCAGTAAAATTTTTAGATATTGTAGAGAAAACACTTCCCATAAAAGTGCCTATTCCGCCTCAAATAAAAAAAATACTACACAAAGAAAAAGTAGCTATTCAAATAAATGAATACAAAGAGCTAAAAGCTTACTTGCAAAATAATCAACCTTAA
- a CDS encoding EamA family transporter: MIYLLGSVLLFSLNNLLWSNYVKKESLFKLIRKRAFFTTTFTGIILVYVFFNTDFELQKNLLNLLPISILGFIGLVCLVKGFKNGSIIEFSVYSLLLVLIIGIIGEKTNTLVVLSRPWPIILVFFGYFYFIYKKFKIKKNKNIFVAHIYFLIAHICFGCLLYLQWLLLENTPNVVIAFSQELTVLILASTIHLYKPNKKKRPNYIKKWEYALFALPISLAVILGLEGLKSTHPFHYTLIGLLTPVITVLLDVIINKETLKADAVIGILTMLSGLIWFYF; this comes from the coding sequence ATGATTTATCTTTTAGGTAGCGTATTATTATTTTCTTTAAACAACCTACTTTGGTCGAACTATGTAAAAAAAGAAAGTCTTTTTAAATTGATTCGTAAAAGAGCTTTTTTTACCACTACTTTTACGGGGATCATTTTGGTGTATGTATTTTTTAATACTGATTTTGAGCTTCAAAAAAACCTTTTAAATCTATTGCCAATTAGTATTCTTGGTTTTATAGGTTTGGTTTGTTTGGTAAAGGGTTTCAAAAACGGAAGTATTATAGAGTTTTCTGTATATAGCCTGCTTCTAGTATTAATAATTGGAATTATTGGAGAGAAAACAAATACTTTAGTTGTTTTGTCTAGGCCATGGCCAATTATATTGGTTTTTTTTGGGTATTTCTATTTCATTTACAAAAAATTCAAAATCAAAAAAAATAAAAACATTTTTGTTGCTCATATTTATTTTTTAATAGCTCATATTTGCTTTGGTTGTTTGTTGTATTTACAATGGCTATTATTAGAAAATACACCCAATGTAGTAATTGCATTTTCTCAAGAGTTAACAGTGTTAATTTTAGCTAGCACTATTCATTTATATAAACCCAATAAAAAAAAACGACCTAATTATATAAAAAAATGGGAGTACGCCCTTTTTGCTTTACCAATAAGTTTAGCTGTTATATTAGGTTTAGAGGGTTTAAAATCTACACACCCTTTTCATTACACCTTAATAGGTTTACTAACACCCGTAATAACAGTATTATTGGATGTTATAATTAATAAAGAAACACTTAAAGCAGATGCTGTAATAGGAATCTTAACCATGCTTAGTGGTTTAATATGGTTTTACTTTTAA
- a CDS encoding 2-isopropylmalate synthase: protein MQDNQVQIFDTTLRDGEQVPGCKLDTKQKLVIAERLDLLGVNVIEAGFPVSSPGDFTSVSEIAKIVKNATVCGLTRAVENDIKVAAEALNYAKYPRIHTGIGTSDSHIKFKFNSTRDKVIERAVRAVKYAKSFVEDVEFYAEDAGRTDNEFLAKVCEEVIKAGATVLNIPDTTGYCLPEEYGAKIKYLKEHVKGVDNVILSCHCHNDLGLATANSISGVINGARQIECTINGIGERAGNTALEEVVMVLKQHPYLNLETSINTKLLYDTSILVRESMGMPVQPNKAIVGANAFAHSSGIHQDGVIKNRETYEIMNPEDVGVTESAIVLTARSGRAALAYRAKKIGYELTKVQLDSAYTSFLKTADVQKEVKDDDIHQIMKQVNKISKIAMV from the coding sequence ATGCAAGACAATCAAGTACAAATTTTCGATACTACATTAAGAGATGGAGAACAAGTTCCGGGATGTAAATTAGACACTAAACAAAAATTGGTAATTGCAGAAAGATTAGATTTATTAGGGGTAAATGTAATTGAAGCTGGTTTCCCAGTATCTAGTCCTGGAGATTTTACTTCTGTTTCTGAAATTGCTAAAATTGTAAAAAATGCTACAGTTTGTGGATTAACACGCGCGGTAGAAAATGATATTAAAGTAGCAGCAGAAGCACTTAATTATGCAAAATACCCAAGAATACACACTGGTATTGGTACTAGTGATTCTCATATAAAATTTAAATTTAACTCTACAAGAGATAAGGTGATAGAACGGGCTGTAAGGGCAGTAAAATATGCCAAATCTTTTGTAGAAGATGTAGAGTTTTATGCAGAAGATGCAGGTAGAACCGATAATGAGTTTCTAGCAAAAGTATGCGAAGAAGTTATTAAAGCTGGTGCAACTGTTTTAAATATACCAGATACTACAGGTTATTGTTTGCCAGAAGAGTATGGCGCAAAAATTAAGTATTTAAAAGAGCATGTTAAAGGGGTAGATAATGTCATTTTATCGTGTCATTGTCATAACGATTTAGGTTTAGCAACTGCCAATTCAATTTCAGGAGTTATTAATGGTGCACGTCAAATTGAGTGCACAATAAACGGTATTGGTGAGCGTGCAGGAAACACCGCTTTAGAAGAAGTTGTAATGGTGCTTAAGCAACACCCTTACTTAAATTTAGAAACTTCTATCAATACAAAATTATTATACGATACTAGTATTTTGGTTAGGGAAAGTATGGGAATGCCAGTACAACCAAATAAAGCTATTGTAGGTGCCAACGCTTTTGCACATAGTTCTGGAATACATCAAGACGGAGTTATAAAAAACCGTGAAACCTATGAAATTATGAATCCCGAAGATGTTGGTGTTACAGAAAGTGCTATAGTTTTAACAGCCAGAAGTGGTAGAGCTGCATTGGCATACAGAGCCAAAAAAATTGGCTACGAATTAACCAAAGTACAATTAGACAGTGCATATACATCTTTCTTAAAAACGGCCGATGTTCAAAAAGAAGTAAAAGATGACGATATTCATCAAATAATGAAACAAGTAAATAAAATTTCTAAAATAGCAATGGTGTAA
- a CDS encoding homoserine kinase — MNYLKIFSPATVANVSCGFDSMGFALDTIGDEMTFTKTQKKGVTITQISGAKLPYNVQENAAGAVVQKMLQETKAPFGIALTIHKGFTPGSGLGSSAASAAGAAFGTNQFLQKKYTNLELTKLAMFGEKVACGTEIADNVAAAIFGGFVLVRSYHPLEIIKLPVPKKLRVVAIHPQIEIKTQDAREVLPKNIALKDGITQWANVGGLVSGLYTDNYQLISNSLVDVVAEPARKALIPFFDSVKKNALKAGALGAGISGSGPTIFALCEGDEIASKVQKVITETYSKTKIDFRVFNSKINAAGIKIIE; from the coding sequence ATGAATTATTTAAAAATATTTTCTCCTGCTACTGTGGCAAATGTTTCCTGCGGATTCGACTCTATGGGCTTTGCATTAGATACTATTGGAGACGAAATGACATTTACAAAAACCCAAAAAAAAGGAGTTACAATAACGCAAATTTCTGGAGCAAAATTACCCTATAATGTTCAAGAAAATGCTGCTGGTGCAGTGGTACAAAAAATGCTGCAAGAAACAAAAGCTCCTTTTGGTATAGCACTTACCATTCATAAAGGTTTTACACCTGGTAGTGGTTTAGGAAGCTCTGCGGCAAGTGCTGCAGGCGCAGCCTTCGGAACTAATCAATTTTTACAAAAAAAATATACTAATTTAGAACTTACCAAATTGGCAATGTTTGGCGAAAAAGTTGCATGCGGAACTGAAATAGCAGACAATGTTGCCGCAGCTATTTTTGGTGGTTTTGTATTGGTTAGGAGCTATCATCCATTAGAAATTATAAAATTACCTGTTCCTAAAAAACTTCGTGTTGTTGCCATACACCCACAAATAGAAATAAAAACACAGGATGCTAGAGAGGTTTTGCCAAAAAATATTGCGTTAAAAGACGGAATTACACAGTGGGCAAATGTGGGCGGTTTGGTAAGCGGACTCTATACAGACAATTACCAACTAATTAGCAATTCTTTGGTTGATGTGGTTGCCGAACCAGCAAGAAAAGCTTTAATTCCTTTTTTTGATTCGGTTAAGAAAAACGCTTTAAAAGCAGGTGCCCTAGGTGCGGGAATTAGTGGTTCTGGCCCTACAATTTTTGCCTTGTGCGAAGGTGATGAAATAGCATCTAAGGTCCAAAAAGTAATTACCGAAACGTATTCGAAAACTAAAATCGATTTTCGTGTTTTTAATTCAAAAATAAATGCTGCCGGAATTAAAATAATCGAATAA
- the thrA gene encoding bifunctional aspartate kinase/homoserine dehydrogenase I: MKVLKFGGSSVANSENIKKVLHIVKEASEKEKIVVVVSAFGKTTDALLEASKDALTNLEAAKKRVSAIKVHHFEIIDTLLSTNKKEVQDHITALFDRLYAIYDGIFLLQELSDKTTAKVVSFGERLSSLIIANAANEIMNASHKKSTELIYTNNDYLNAQVNFKKTNEKIRDYLSKNSFQVTILGGFIATNNAHEITTLGRGGSDYTAAIYAAALAASELQIWTDVSGMYTANPRIVKQAYPISEISYEEAMELSHFGAKVLYPPTIQPALRKEIPIRIKNTFKPEKKGTLIRKNLQTKNGVKGISYIENICLITLEGGGMVGVPGFSKRLFETLSGAAINVAFITQASSEHSICVGIYEQDAHKAKQLLDDTFSIEITRKKIKPIIIEKELAIIAVVGESMKNHQGLSGQMFSALGRNNVNIRAIAQGSSEKNISAVIHKNNAKKALNTLHEQFFEEKTKQLNLFITGVGNVGEKFLAQIAQQKKYLKENLKLNIRVIGLSNSKKMVFDDDGISLKNWKEVLNNGTKASLDDFFNQVKKRNHRNSVFVDNTANKQVSEIYHKYLKESISVVTCNKIACASEYNNYKNLKEISRKYNASFLFETNVGAGLPIIDTLKNLINSGDRIHKIQAVLSGSLNFVFNHFEETTTFSKIVAEAQKEGYTEPDPKIDLSGIDVARKILILARESGYQLELEEIENNSFLPNESLKTSSNDAFYKSLEKHENHFQQLFANAKKENSRLKYVAEFSNGKAKVGLQHISVTHPFYNLEGSDNIVLFYTDRYPKNPLIIKGAGAGAEVTASGIFADVIRIGND; encoded by the coding sequence ATGAAAGTATTAAAGTTTGGAGGCTCTTCTGTAGCCAACTCAGAAAACATCAAAAAAGTTTTACACATTGTTAAAGAAGCATCAGAAAAAGAAAAAATTGTAGTAGTGGTTTCTGCCTTTGGCAAAACCACCGATGCTCTTTTAGAGGCTTCTAAGGATGCATTAACAAACCTAGAGGCAGCAAAAAAAAGAGTATCGGCTATAAAAGTTCATCATTTTGAAATTATCGATACATTATTATCAACCAATAAAAAAGAAGTTCAAGATCATATAACTGCTTTATTTGATAGACTTTATGCAATTTATGATGGTATTTTTTTATTGCAAGAATTATCTGACAAAACAACTGCCAAAGTAGTTAGTTTTGGTGAGCGTTTATCTTCATTAATTATTGCCAATGCCGCAAATGAGATAATGAATGCATCGCACAAAAAAAGTACTGAACTGATATACACAAATAATGATTATTTAAATGCTCAAGTAAACTTTAAAAAAACCAATGAAAAAATACGCGACTACTTAAGCAAAAACTCTTTTCAGGTTACAATTTTAGGTGGTTTTATTGCAACCAATAACGCGCATGAAATTACCACACTTGGTAGAGGTGGTTCAGATTATACTGCAGCTATTTATGCTGCCGCGCTAGCTGCTAGTGAGCTTCAAATATGGACAGACGTTTCGGGAATGTATACTGCAAACCCTCGTATTGTTAAACAAGCGTATCCTATTTCAGAAATTTCGTACGAGGAAGCTATGGAGTTATCTCATTTTGGTGCTAAAGTTCTTTATCCGCCAACAATACAACCAGCCTTAAGAAAAGAAATTCCTATTCGAATAAAAAACACCTTTAAACCCGAAAAAAAAGGGACACTAATTCGTAAGAATTTACAGACAAAAAATGGCGTTAAAGGCATTTCTTACATAGAAAACATTTGCCTAATTACCTTAGAAGGAGGAGGTATGGTAGGTGTGCCTGGCTTTTCTAAACGCTTGTTCGAAACACTTTCTGGAGCTGCCATAAACGTTGCTTTTATAACTCAAGCATCTTCTGAACACTCTATATGCGTTGGTATTTACGAACAAGACGCTCATAAAGCAAAACAACTTTTAGACGATACTTTTTCAATTGAAATAACACGAAAAAAAATTAAACCGATCATCATAGAAAAAGAGTTGGCTATTATAGCAGTGGTAGGAGAAAGTATGAAAAATCATCAAGGCTTAAGCGGACAAATGTTTAGTGCCTTAGGAAGAAATAACGTAAATATTAGGGCGATAGCTCAAGGATCATCAGAAAAAAATATTTCTGCGGTGATACATAAAAATAATGCCAAGAAAGCATTAAACACGTTACACGAGCAGTTTTTTGAAGAAAAAACAAAACAACTTAATCTTTTTATTACCGGTGTAGGAAATGTTGGCGAAAAATTTTTAGCCCAAATTGCTCAACAAAAAAAATATTTAAAAGAAAATTTAAAACTTAATATTCGAGTGATTGGCTTGTCTAATTCTAAAAAAATGGTTTTTGATGATGACGGAATTTCACTAAAAAACTGGAAAGAAGTATTAAATAATGGAACCAAAGCTAGCTTAGATGACTTTTTTAATCAAGTAAAAAAAAGGAACCATCGAAATAGTGTTTTTGTAGACAATACTGCAAATAAACAAGTTTCGGAAATTTACCATAAATACCTTAAAGAAAGTATCTCTGTGGTTACTTGCAACAAAATTGCATGTGCATCGGAATACAATAACTATAAAAATTTAAAGGAAATTTCTAGAAAATACAATGCCTCTTTTTTGTTTGAAACTAATGTAGGAGCAGGTTTACCTATTATAGATACCTTAAAAAACCTTATAAATTCTGGAGATAGAATACATAAAATTCAAGCGGTACTGTCGGGTAGTTTAAATTTTGTATTTAACCACTTTGAGGAAACTACTACTTTTAGCAAAATAGTGGCAGAGGCTCAAAAAGAAGGGTATACAGAACCTGATCCTAAAATTGATTTAAGTGGAATTGATGTTGCCAGAAAAATATTAATTTTAGCAAGAGAAAGTGGCTATCAATTAGAATTAGAAGAAATAGAAAACAATTCTTTTTTACCCAATGAAAGTCTAAAAACTAGCTCTAACGATGCGTTTTATAAATCTTTAGAGAAGCATGAAAATCATTTTCAACAATTATTTGCTAATGCTAAAAAAGAAAATTCTCGACTAAAATATGTGGCAGAATTTTCTAATGGAAAAGCAAAAGTTGGCTTGCAACATATTTCGGTAACGCATCCTTTTTATAATTTAGAGGGAAGTGATAATATTGTTCTTTTTTATACGGATAGGTATCCTAAAAACCCTTTAATAATAAAAGGTGCTGGTGCTGGTGCAGAAGTTACAGCTTCTGGTATTTTTGCAGATGTTATAAGAATTGGAAACGATTAA
- the leuB gene encoding 3-isopropylmalate dehydrogenase, with protein MKYTIAVIPGDGIGPEVTNQAKKALDAVAYAYNHVFLYKEAQMGACAIEATGNPLPDKTIDICKAADAILFGAIGDLKYDNNPEAKVRPEQGLLKLRKELGLFCNVRPIKAYNQLIENSPLKKEVIQGTDIVIYRELTGGIYFGKKEVSKDGLSAYDACLYSVDEISRITHLAFKAAQNRRKKVTLVDKANVLETSRLWRKTVSEIAKQYKDVTLDFLFVDNAAMQLILNPKQFDVILTENLFGDIISDEASVIGGSIGLLASSSVGEKNALFEPIHGSFPQAKGKDTANPLASILSAALLLEHLGLHDEAEAIERAVEKSLVLGITTEDIKGKKDFFTETSKVGDFIADYIINQEDSNMNFMNIHAGQSTII; from the coding sequence ATGAAATATACAATTGCAGTAATTCCTGGAGATGGTATTGGCCCAGAGGTTACCAATCAAGCAAAAAAAGCATTAGATGCTGTTGCTTACGCTTACAACCACGTGTTTTTATATAAAGAAGCACAAATGGGTGCTTGTGCCATAGAAGCTACTGGAAACCCTTTACCAGACAAGACAATTGATATTTGTAAAGCAGCAGATGCTATTTTATTTGGTGCTATTGGCGATTTAAAATATGACAATAATCCAGAAGCAAAAGTAAGGCCAGAACAAGGATTGCTTAAGCTAAGAAAAGAATTAGGACTTTTTTGTAATGTTCGCCCTATAAAAGCCTACAATCAATTAATTGAAAATTCACCGCTTAAAAAAGAAGTTATTCAAGGAACTGATATTGTAATTTATAGAGAACTAACTGGCGGTATTTACTTCGGTAAAAAAGAGGTAAGTAAAGATGGTTTATCTGCCTATGACGCATGCTTGTATTCGGTAGACGAAATTTCTAGAATTACACATTTAGCTTTTAAAGCAGCGCAAAACAGAAGGAAAAAAGTAACATTGGTAGACAAAGCAAATGTTTTAGAAACATCGCGTTTATGGCGAAAAACTGTTTCTGAAATTGCAAAACAATACAAAGATGTAACTTTAGATTTTCTTTTTGTAGATAATGCTGCAATGCAACTAATTTTAAATCCAAAACAATTTGATGTTATTTTAACAGAAAATCTTTTCGGAGATATTATTTCAGACGAAGCAAGTGTAATTGGTGGTTCAATAGGGTTGTTAGCCTCTAGTTCTGTTGGAGAAAAGAATGCTTTATTCGAGCCAATTCATGGGTCTTTTCCGCAAGCAAAAGGCAAAGACACCGCAAATCCATTAGCTTCTATTTTATCAGCAGCACTATTATTAGAACATTTGGGCTTACACGATGAGGCAGAAGCAATAGAAAGAGCTGTAGAAAAATCATTAGTTCTAGGAATTACCACAGAAGATATAAAAGGCAAAAAAGATTTTTTTACAGAAACCTCTAAAG